One segment of Anastrepha obliqua isolate idAnaObli1 chromosome 3, idAnaObli1_1.0, whole genome shotgun sequence DNA contains the following:
- the LOC129243032 gene encoding methylcytosine dioxygenase TET isoform X2, producing the protein MKDQPQQPMAPMAFYPTWQADPSQGWQNQFIQQIPQNTPPITSLNSLDFQTQSYAYPSNGYVQTGLGFDPNYGRSPYGAPVQRYDFQSQQLSTAPINQVGLQGVGFSPAAVTYAGQVSTAPAPPAVGLQQQQHLGVSGDLNKTMSGNDTPGYPRVSSVPPRSLNCNGYSGDYSGSSQQQATASNSSSTTVAGSTLAGSNSNTTPLNGGQTTAAPSSAPTDASPMQPPSVSTVPQSPTRSLMQQQQQQQQQQQQQQPRHVSQSPNHIPQSPNGNMPSTQQTYGTNIPPSPHHNSMQQQQHQSQNHIASPPQSQQQQQMQQDWSWSSQPQQTSAVSAANDPYQQGERVNLNTRIKSMILRKNDPKDPLANAPSDLHMSSNPGTLGSSPNALGASQQPQTGHFLSFSHHLRGDSVMNANGTTGSNVSATQSSQQQQQQMQGIQTSNSGGLTSGHSTLAPEPIGGGGDQIWKPHHTNSFKKPVASSFPIPEHHHQQQHTTISHGGHTTIAHTEAQPKKSSRKSKSRAAAAEAADLDKNSNDPGGGLHGPLHGSHSIKSLDKTGYPSSHGYPPPQHPDYHTPYIKTEPGLLPAQHTKMEGYERNYQNFIQYADFCQNEVQGMSSQQQHHQNQQDYASYHNSPYYGSSSSFQQSYQQNFVPGYQHSSAGMGYGSTHGMHPHHSSSLGHSSHLKASNGPLMKSSNSAGLHHHNNHLMDIDRKPDTNSIIPLPTNYEKDIPAHAYPIPPHRYPLGPGPSHLGHNMIEPKIEDMSALSHNSGYPFLGEGGPATIKNSSGFSCCRQGSTRTPTAEHLKEGTCIGIQTKDEIMEEAIEEPEINNVVKPKKKGGTKQEENEIVVKHEKINPLFDTSDRLEKGNKTEIPECECFHSDKNPPEPGTYYTHLGTASTLADLRREFEERCQISGRQLRIEKIIYTGKEGKTTQGCPLAKWVIRRADPEEKILVVVKKRPGHRCVAAFIIVCMVAWDGMPRLEADNAYKNLIPKLNKFGLPTTRRCATNESRTCACQGLDPETSAASYSFGCSWSMYYNGCKYARSKTVRKFRLSVKSEESAIEDHMNLLATVLAPLFKQVCPRSYDNQTKYEKEATDCRLGLETGRPFSGVTACLDFCAHAHRDLHNMQDGCTVQVALLKPSNRDGRPPDDEQLHVLPLYTMDTTDEFESMEGQREKHRTGAVQVLDKFPCEVRVRSTPLIPCRRHGKKRKEDENVAPEAEATASTTATTPTTPTPAATTQSPINSANASNANSQANNAGNNNPTVSINGKKENGSNSKSKSKSKSAAAGNTAATTPLSAPPSTPSPRCQTPVTNNPSPAGSAFTTPPVNNANNPHINTAVNNPAGGNPPNQLMSSNSSLMNMATMIDTFTDAQLQSNQISSTVLDSPYSYDYQTGSYIDSRNYYGNWPPPHATHTTHAVGMGSAPGATAAPMAPPQGNVHHTTTAPQTPHHDTNTTYGNSYNNLPTAGSQQLTQVHDVRGEVKSRGSEENPDSTTIVNNTLIEKGFVKPKPPADYQYTQYPSNYQMYPPPHSAYSAYDAYQNMNYNYGYHQAYSPYSMYPQQTPPPTPPPPSPNWNMYGHHQSTASPTAYATTVLPPNGGSHQHSSLATATQQAQTQMPPSNGNLKPTLPTPVAQPTPLADPQQMQVQAQTLLQAQTHIPVVPPQTLLPDLNNTNAQSTPISTELTNSTPTTAINVTSPNAANPTVATPISAINNDSSNNSTSNSNDNSNPATATASTTENGASTGTSTNTTTTTTTTTSTAVATTSNPNKLEPIGEVTEINDNYEAFADPQMGGVAIALNHGSVLIECAKHELHATTALRNPNRHEPTRMTLIFYQHRNLNRARHGIDEWEEKMRVKKINTDLDNKAKEEREKLKKEREGGGEEDDDGGEGALPNGTAQSTGNSGKKDGTHPNNGNGNSNGSAASSETTTTTAISVTTATTKNGGSGGSAGKKKKDSGKKNANSNANVNEIANENSASSVEQAKNEKVALHAPTLTTTSWTTQFPMHPCVVTGPYQEGNTSPTSAAAQQQESQPHQQQQQHHQQQQMHMQQQQEMPA; encoded by the exons ATGAAAGATCAACCGCAACAACCAATG GCACCAATGGCCTTCTACCCCACATGGCAGGCTGACCCCTCACAGGGTTGGCAGAACCAGTTTATCCAGCAAATCCCGCAGAATACACCACCCATTACGTCGCTTAACTCGCTGGATTTCCAAACGCAATCATATGCTTACCCATCAAATGGATATGTGCAGACCGGCCTCGGATTCGATCCGAATTATGGACGTTCTCCATATGGTGCTCCGGTACAACGTTACGATTTCCAGAGTCAACAATTGTCGACTGCGCCCATCAATCAAGTGGGTCTTCAGGGTGTTGGTTTCAGTCCGGCCGCCGTTACATATGCCGGTCAAGTATCGACAGCTCCAGCTCCGCCTGCAGTGGgattgcaacagcaacaacacttgGGCGTGTCTGGTGATTTGAATAAAACGATGTCGGGAAACGACACGCCTGGATATCCGCGAGTGAGCAGCGTGCCGCCGCGCTCACTCAATTGTAACGGGTATTCAGGCGACTATAGCGGCTCAAGTCAGCAGCAAGCGACTGCATCGAACAGCAGTTCAACTACGGTGGCAGGTTCTACTCTTGCCGGCAGCAACTCGAACACCACCCCACTCAATGGTGGTCAAACTACAGCAGCTCCGTCATCAGCTCCAACCGATGCATCACCGATGCAACCGCCTAGCGTTTCAACTGTACCACAATCACCCACTCGTAGTCtgatgcagcaacaacaacagcagcaacaacagcaacagcaacaacaaccccGCCATGTATCCCAATCACCAAACCATATTCCTCAATCACCCAACGGCAATATGCCATCGACTCAACAGACCTATGGCACCAACATTCCACCCTCGCCACATCACAATTCcatgcaacagcaacaacatcagtCGCAGAATCACATTGCATCGCCACCGCAatcgcagcagcaacaacagatgCAACAGGACTGGAGTTGGAGCAGCCAGCCACAGCAGACATCTGCGGTCAGTGCTGCAAACGATCCGTACCAGCAGGGTGAACGCGTGAATCTCAATACGCGAATTAAGTCAATGATACTTCGCAAGAATGATCCCAAAGATCCACTCGCGAATGCGCCCAGCGATCTACATATGTCAAGCAATCCAGGTACTCTTGGCTCCAGCCCTAATGCGCTGGGGGCATCGCAACAACCACAGACCGGTCATTTTTTATCGTTTAGCCACCATCTCCGCGGCGATTCAGTAATGAACGCCAATGGTACGACTGGTTCTAACGTGTCCGCTACACAATCttcacagcagcaacaacagcaaatgcaGGGCATTCAAACGTCCAATAGTGGGGGTCTGACGTCCGGACATAGTACATTAGCACCGGAACCAATAGGAGGTGGTGGCGATCAAATATGGAAGCCACACCATACAAACTCGTTCAAGAAACCAGTGGCAAGTAGTTTCCCAATACCCGAACACCACCATCAACAACAGCATACTACAATTAGTCACGGTGGGCACACCACCATTGCACACACTGAAGCCCAACCGAAAAAATCTAGccgtaaaagtaaaagtcgagCAGCAGCAGCGGAAGCAGCTGATCTTGATAAGAATAGCAACGATCCTGGTGGTGGATTGCATGGTCCACTACATGGTTCACATAGTATAAAATCATTGGATAAGACTGGTTATCCTTCCTCACATGGCTATCCACCGCCGCAGCATCCCGATTACCATACCCCCTACATCAAAACTGAGCCCGGTCTCTTGCCCGCCCAACACACCAAAATGGAGGGATATGAACGCAACTATCAGAATTTTATACAATATGCGGATTTTTGCCAAAATGAGGTACAAGGCATGTCATCACAACAGCAACACCATCAAAATCAGCAAGATTATGCGAGTTATCACAACTCTCCTTACTACGGCAGCTCCAGCTCATTCCAGCAGAGTTACCAACAAAACTTCGTGCCAGGCTATCAGCATTCATCTGCAGGCATGGGCTATGGCAGTACGCACGGCATGCATCCGCATCATTCAAGTTCATTAGGTCATTCTAGCCACCTGAAAGCGTCTAATGGCCCTTTAATGAAATCCAGTAATAGTGCCGGGTTGCATCATCACAACAATCATTTGATGGATATTGACCGAAAACCAGATACCAATAGCATTATACCGTTACCCACTAACTACGAGAAAGACATCCCAGCACATGCCTATCCAATACCACCTCATCGGTATCCTTTAGGGCCAGGCCCGTCACATTTGGGTCACAACATGATTGAGCCTAAAATTGAAGATATGAGTGCACTATCTCATAACTCCGGGTATCCATTTTTAGGCGAGGGTGGTCCAGCGACCATTAAAAATAGCAGTGGCTTTTCATGTTGTCGTCAAGGCAGCACACGTACGCCCACCGCCGAGCACCTCAAGGAAGGTACTTGCATAGGCATACAGACCAAAGACGAAATTATGGAGGAGGCAATAGAGGAGCCAGAAATAAACAACGTTGTGAAACCTAAAAAGAAGGGGGGGACAAAgcaagaagaaaatgaaattgtagTTAAACACGAAAAAATCAATCCTTTGTTTGACACCTCCGACAGGCTAGAAAAAGGCAATAAGACGGAGATACCAGAGTGTGAGTGCTTTCATTCCGACAAAAATCCGCCCGAACCTGGAACATACTATACCCATCTCG GTACTGCTTCAACTTTGGCCGACTTGCgtagagaattcgaagaacgtTGTCAAATATCTGGTCGGCAGCTGCGTATAGAGAAAATCATTTACACGGGCAAAGAAGGTAAAACCACGCAAGGTTGCCCGCTTGCTAAATGGGTTATCAGACGTGCCGATccagaagaaaaaattttggttgTTGTAAAAAAGCGGCCTGGGCACag gTGCGTCGCAGCTTTCATAATAGTTTGTATGGTGGCTTGGGATGGTATGCCGCGCCTTGAGGCGGataatgcatataaaaatttaataccaaAGCTCAATAAATTCGGACTTCCAACAACTCGCCGTTGTGCCACAAATGAAAGCCGCACTTGCGCGTGTCAAG GCCTTGATCCTGAAACTTCCGCTGCCTCCTATAGTTTTGGCTGTTCTTGGTCCATGTATTATAATGGATGTAAGTATGCGCGCTCAAAGACAGTGCGTAAGTTCAGGCTCTCCGTTAAAAGTGAGGAATCCGCCATCGAGGACCATATGAACCTATTAGCCACAGTGCTGGCGCCCCTCTTCAAGCAAGTATGCCCTCGATCGTATGACAATCAAACCAAGTACGAGAAGGAAGCAACAGACTGCCGTCTCGGACTAGAAACTGGAAGACCTTTCTCAGGTGTTACCGCTTGCCTCGACTTTTGTGCCCATGCTCATAGAGATTTGCATAACATGCAAGACGGTTGTACGGTACAGGTGGCTCTACTGAAGCCATCGAACCGTGACGGCCGACCGCCTGACGATGAGCAACTGCATGTCCTACCCCTCTATACCATGGACACAACGGACGAGTTTGAAAGCATGGAAGGCCAACGTGAGAAACATCGCACCGGTGCGGTACAAGTATTGGACAA ATTCCCCTGCGAAGTACGTGTTCGTTCTACACCGCTCATACCTTGCCGGCGTCATGGAAAGAAGCGCAAAGAAGACGAAAATGTCGCACCAGAAGCAGAGGCCACCGCTTCTACTACCGCCACTACGCCCACGACACCAACGCCTGCTGCTACAACGCAGTCACCAATCAACTCCGCTAATGCCAGCAATGCCAATAGTCAAGCCAACAACGCCGGTAACAACAACCCTACGGTTTCAATCAATGGCAAGAAAGAAAATGGAAGCAACAGTAAGTCTAAGTCCAAATCGAAATCGGCCGCAGCCGGTAATACCGCCGCCACGACGCCATTATCAGCACCTCCATCGACCCCTTCACCACGGTGTCAAACTCCAGTGACCAACAATCCCAGTCCTGCTGGAAGCGCTTTCACTACGCCGCCAGTGAATAACGCCAACAATCCTCATATTAACACCGCTGTAAACAATCCGGCCGGAGGTAACCCACCCAATCAACTTATGTCGTCCAATTCCAGTCTAATGAATATGGCGACTATGATTGATACCTTCACAGATGCCCAATTGCAATCCAATCAGATCTCAAGTACAGTGCTCGATTCGCCCTACTCATACGACTACCAGACTGGTTCCTATATAGATTCACGAAACTACTACGGAAACTGGCCACCACCGCATGCAACGCACACTACACATGCCGTTGGTATGGGCTCGGCACCAGGTGCTACGGCCGCACCAATGGCACCTCCGCAAGGCAACGTTCACCATACCACTACCGCACCACAAACACCTCACCATGACACGAACACCACTTATGGAAACAGCTACAATAACTTACCGACAGCTGGCAGTCAACAATTAACGCAAGTGCATGATGTACGTGGGGAGGTAAAGAGCCGTGGCAGTGAAGAGAACCCCGACTCCACCACTATAGTTAATAATACTTTAATTGAAA AAGGTTTTGTCAAACCAAAACCACCGGCAGACTATCAGTACACTCAGTACCCGAGTAACTATCAAATGTATCCGCCACCACATTCGGCCTATTCGGCGTACGACGCTTACCAGAATATGAACTACAACTATGGCTATCATCAAGCATACTCACCTTATAGCATGTATCCACAGCAGACGCCGCCGCCCACACCACCGCCGCCATCGCCAAACTGGAACATGTACGGCCATCATCAAAGTACCGCTTCCCCGACTGCATACGCTACAACAGTACTGCCGCCAAATGGTGGATCCCATCAACACTCGTCGTTAGCAACCGCTACACAACAGGCGCAAACGCAAATGCCCCCGTCTAACGGCAATCTGAAGCCCACACTTCCGACACCAGTAGCGCAACCCACCCCACTAGCGGACCCCCAACAAATGCAAGTGCAAGCACAAACACTTCTACAAGCACAAACTCATATACCAGTGGTGCCACCACAAACTTTGCTCCCTGATCTCAATAATACCAACGCTCAATCTACACCAATAAGCACCGAGCTTACAAACTCAACCCCTACGACTGCTATCAACGTAACTTCGCCAAATGCAGCAAACCCAACAGTTGCAACGCCAATATCAGCCATTAACAAtgatagcagcaacaacagtacTAGTAACAGTAATGATAATAGCAATCCAGCAACAGCGACTGCATCCACGACTGAAAACGGGGCAAGTACGGGAACCAGCACCAACACAACGACAACAACTACTACAACTACTTCCACGGCTGTAGCGACCACTTCTAACCCGAACAAATTGGAACCAATTGGGGAAGTGACTGAAATTAATGACAATTACGAAGCATTCGCTGATCCGCAAATGGGTGGTGTGGCCATAGCACTCAATCATGGTAGTGTATTAATCGAGTGCGCCAAGCATGAACTACATGCGACAACTGCACTGCGCAATCCCAATCGGCATGAACCGACGCGCATGACTCTTATATTTTACCAGCATCGTAATCTTAATCGAGCGCGGCATGGTATCGATGAGTGGGAAGAAAAGATGCGTGTGAAAAAGATCAATACGGACCTCGATAACAAAGCCAAAGAAGAACGCGAAAAGTTGAAGAAGGAACGGGAAGGTGGTGGCGAAGAAGATGACGACGGCGGCGAAGGAGCGCTTCCCAATGGCACAGCACAAAGTACCGGCAACAGCGGCAAGAAGGATGGTACCCACCCAAACAATGGCAATGGTAATAGCAATGGTTCTGCAGCATCCTCGGAGACAACTACGACGACGGCAATATCGGTGACAACAGCAACTACGAAGAACGGCGGAAGTGGCGGCTCTGCtggcaaaaagaaaaaggaTTCGGGTAAGAAGAATGCAAACTCAAATGCAAATGTGAACGAAATTGCTAATGAGAATTCTGCTTCTTCCGTTGAGCAGGCAAAAAACGAGAAAGTTGCACTCCACGCGCCAACACTAACAACAACCTCTTGGACGACCCAATTCCCTATGCATCCGTGTGTGGTTACGGGACCTTACCAGGAGGGCAACACTAGTCCGACATCAGCAGCAGCACAGCAGCAGGAATCGCAGccccaccaacaacaacaacaacatcatcagcagcagcaaatgcatatgcaacaacaacaggaaATGCCAGCTTAA